In Massilia sp. METH4, the genomic window TGCGCTTGTGGACGTACGGTGCCTCCGTGTAGTGCGGCAGGCTGGTGGTCTGGATGTCGCCATCCATCTCGATCATGTTCTTCTTCAGCTTCACGAACTTCAGGGTCTGGTTACCCCAGAACAGCCACGGCGTGCCGTCGTCGTCCACGAAGATTCCCGGGTCGATGTCATCCCAGGCGATGTCCGTTTCCTTCGTCATGTCGTTGGTGACGAGCGCCTTGCCGATCGCGTCGCGGAACGGGCCGGTCGGACTGTCCGCCACGGCCACGCCGATGCCCTTGGCGTTGGTGCTGTTGTCGTGCACGGTCGCGTAGAAGTAGTACTTGCCGCCCACCTTCGCGATGTCGCTGGCCCAGGCCGAGCCGCCGGCCCACTTGAACACGTCGTAGCGCAGCGCCGGGCCGTGCGCCTTCCAGGTCTTCATGTCGCAGGTCGAGTACACCAGCCACTCGTTCATCACGAAGTCCTTGTCCAGCGGCTTCGGACGCGCCTCGTCGTGGCCGGCGTACAGATACAGGCGTCCATTGTCGACCAGCACGGCCGGGTCGGCCGTGAACTTGTCGGCGAACAGGGGGTTGGCGGCGAGCGCCGGGACGGACGCGCAGGCGCCCGCCACCGCGAGCGCCAGGGCGCCGAGGTGTTGCAGTTTCATTGGATCTCCTCAGGATTGTTGCGAGCGGACGGACAGCAGCCGTTGCACCACGCAGAACAGGAACAGCAGGCCGCCGATGACGATTTTCGTCCACCAGGAACTCAAGGTGCCGTCGAAGGCGATC contains:
- a CDS encoding glycoside hydrolase family 43 protein, translating into MKLQHLGALALAVAGACASVPALAANPLFADKFTADPAVLVDNGRLYLYAGHDEARPKPLDKDFVMNEWLVYSTCDMKTWKAHGPALRYDVFKWAGGSAWASDIAKVGGKYYFYATVHDNSTNAKGIGVAVADSPTGPFRDAIGKALVTNDMTKETDIAWDDIDPGIFVDDDGTPWLFWGNQTLKFVKLKKNMIEMDGDIQTTSLPHYTEAPYVHKRNGIYYLSYSREFPEHTVYATAKKVTGPWHYRGKIMDQNKKTPTIHQAIADFNGKSYIFYHNAELPEGDEFRRSVAVEEFKYNADGTIPFIPQTKEGPAANPTPACKPQQ